From the genome of Flavobacterium ovatum, one region includes:
- a CDS encoding DUF4105 domain-containing protein, with protein sequence MKTNIFKITLFFTLIFSLISSHSFSQNIILSQNANVSILTCGTGNESYSLFGHTAIRISDIENNLDVVYNYGAFDFNTPNFVAKFAKGDLQYFAITHHFTDFISQYVYEKRSVYEQELELPYNLKQKIFDNLNTSLASGDSYYTYKFIDKNCTSMVVDIVNKTLGETSIIKKTDTNLTYRSILYPYFDHHFYEKLGTSIIFGTKVDEVGNHLFLPLELMENLNLAQFNNQKLVQKETKTLLEYNEAPPTSWWNNYYSFIIILGSIILLNNKTINKIYFSILGLIGVLFIFLGFYSGHLELANNYNVLLFNPLLIISFWFYTKTKSKWIYNLSLLNLFLLIIYIIILINKIHFLIVFPMIFTNGYLLTKLVMHHRKPVPIII encoded by the coding sequence ATGAAAACCAACATTTTCAAAATCACCCTTTTTTTTACCCTAATTTTCAGTCTTATCTCATCTCATTCTTTTAGTCAAAACATTATTTTGTCTCAAAATGCGAATGTAAGTATTTTAACTTGCGGGACAGGAAATGAATCTTATTCCTTATTTGGACATACTGCTATTCGGATTTCAGATATTGAGAACAATCTTGATGTCGTGTATAATTATGGTGCTTTTGATTTTAACACCCCCAACTTTGTTGCCAAATTTGCAAAAGGAGATTTACAGTATTTTGCCATCACGCATCATTTTACTGATTTTATTTCACAATATGTTTATGAAAAAAGAAGTGTTTACGAACAAGAACTAGAATTGCCTTACAACCTGAAACAAAAAATTTTTGACAATTTAAATACTTCATTGGCTTCAGGTGATAGTTACTATACTTATAAATTTATCGATAAAAACTGTACTTCAATGGTAGTGGATATCGTCAACAAAACGTTAGGAGAAACTTCTATCATAAAAAAAACAGATACGAATCTTACCTACAGAAGTATTCTTTATCCTTATTTTGACCACCATTTTTACGAAAAATTAGGCACTAGTATCATTTTTGGTACTAAAGTAGATGAAGTAGGCAATCATTTATTTTTGCCATTAGAATTGATGGAAAACCTAAATTTAGCGCAATTCAATAATCAAAAATTAGTTCAGAAAGAAACCAAAACCCTTCTAGAATACAATGAAGCACCTCCTACATCATGGTGGAATAACTATTATTCTTTTATTATAATTCTAGGATCTATCATTCTATTGAATAACAAAACCATCAATAAAATCTACTTTTCAATATTGGGATTAATTGGAGTTCTCTTTATTTTTCTAGGATTCTATTCAGGACATTTAGAATTAGCAAACAACTACAATGTACTTTTATTTAATCCTCTATTAATTATATCTTTTTGGTTTTACACCAAAACAAAAAGCAAATGGATTTATAATTTATCTTTATTAAACTTGTTTTTATTAATTATTTACATAATCATTTTAATTAACAAAATTCATTTCTTAATTGTATTTCCAATGATTTTTACAAATGGTTATCTATTAACTAAACTAGTTATGCATCATAGAAAACCTGTTCCGATAATTATTTAG
- a CDS encoding exopolysaccharide biosynthesis polyprenyl glycosylphosphotransferase, producing MANNKIYFEISERKMILLLFDVFFVLLVLYLVGTFFDVQYLKEVVSTQSCVLLFVVYLIFFGIVFEMYNLQVASNELQILKSTLLTVSFTVLIYLLTPVFSPELPKNRLQILSFYTVVFLVLMSWRFFYVKYLASNRFLQNALLICDENQVAGLIQGIENIDPHYRIIAYVAASFNTTEADVGIPYIERVEVRDLLSFVKNNSVSEVVIATKMTEGVDADLYRQLIKVLESGKIIREYIQVYESKTQRIPVQYINMDFYRFFPFSRSNQNKLYLSVVRVIELAISFIGIAIGALLLPLIWMCNLMGNKGSLFYHQERIGKDGIPFKILKLRTMVKNAENNRAVFSTPNDRRITRFGKFLRKTRIDEIPQFINVIKGDMALIGPRPERPEFVNQIAANMPFYETRHIIKPGLTGWAQVNYSYGENIEDSLIKLQYDLYYIKHRSFYLDLNITLKTITTVLFYRGQ from the coding sequence ATGGCTAATAATAAAATATATTTTGAAATATCTGAGAGAAAAATGATTCTTCTCCTTTTTGATGTTTTTTTTGTTTTATTAGTACTGTATTTAGTTGGGACCTTTTTTGATGTACAATATTTAAAAGAGGTGGTGTCGACTCAAAGTTGTGTTTTACTATTTGTAGTATACCTGATTTTCTTTGGGATTGTATTTGAAATGTATAATCTTCAGGTGGCTAGTAATGAGTTGCAAATATTGAAAAGTACTTTACTGACCGTTTCTTTTACTGTTTTGATATATTTGTTAACACCCGTTTTTTCTCCTGAACTCCCCAAGAATCGATTGCAAATACTCTCTTTCTATACAGTAGTTTTCTTGGTTTTAATGTCTTGGCGTTTTTTCTATGTGAAGTATTTGGCCTCTAATAGATTTTTGCAAAATGCATTACTGATTTGTGATGAAAATCAAGTTGCAGGATTAATACAAGGAATTGAAAATATAGATCCTCATTATAGAATTATAGCCTACGTAGCTGCAAGTTTTAATACTACTGAAGCTGACGTGGGGATTCCCTATATAGAGCGTGTTGAAGTTCGTGATTTGTTAAGTTTTGTGAAAAACAATTCCGTTTCGGAAGTCGTAATTGCTACTAAAATGACGGAAGGAGTTGATGCCGATTTATACCGTCAGCTAATAAAAGTATTAGAGTCGGGTAAAATAATTAGAGAGTATATCCAAGTATATGAGTCCAAAACACAGCGAATACCTGTACAGTATATCAATATGGATTTTTATCGATTCTTTCCTTTTAGTCGAAGTAATCAAAATAAATTGTACCTATCTGTAGTGCGCGTTATTGAATTAGCCATTTCTTTTATTGGAATCGCTATTGGAGCGTTATTATTACCATTGATTTGGATGTGCAATTTAATGGGGAATAAAGGTTCGTTATTTTATCATCAAGAACGAATAGGTAAAGATGGCATTCCTTTTAAGATATTGAAGTTGCGTACCATGGTTAAGAATGCTGAAAATAATAGAGCAGTATTTTCTACTCCAAATGACCGTCGGATAACCCGTTTTGGTAAATTCCTTAGAAAAACGAGAATTGATGAAATCCCACAATTTATCAATGTCATAAAAGGAGACATGGCACTTATAGGTCCAAGACCAGAACGTCCTGAGTTTGTCAATCAAATTGCTGCAAATATGCCCTTTTATGAAACGAGGCACATTATAAAGCCAGGGTTAACAGGATGGGCACAAGTCAATTATTCGTATGGTGAAAATATTGAGGATAGCCTAATTAAACTACAATATGATTTGTATTATATCAAACACAGAAGTTTTTATCTTGATTTGAATATTACTTTAAAAACGATTACTACAGTTCTATTTTACAGAGGACAATAG
- a CDS encoding O-antigen ligase family protein produces MKKEELPYLYLILAHFFIGFLVYLFPFISKLYGFLGFFLGFYLVIKKQNKNHEVLLAAAYVTGGEVFLRMTGGNVSYEFSKYAVIVFMLLGMYYKGFAKGATPYWLYLLLLVPSVIISTFVLDFDTNIRTTIAFNISGPVCLGMASLYTFRRKVTLKQVNDILLALGLPIVTCMSYLTFYTPNVKEVVTSTQSNFATSGGFGPNQVATFLGLGMFIFFSRIILESKTKFLLIINLIVALNITYRGIITFSRGGMLTGGLMIIFLLGFMYYKTNFKGKVKLNYILSIMITALVFTWGYSSLQTGGLIDKRYANQDAQGRAKESKFTGRADIASTEIDMFLENPIFGVGVAKGAEIREDLTGNFAVSHDEITRMLAEHGSLGIIAMLILFFTPLIMYLENQFNMYLICFVLFWFLTINHAAMRTAVPAFVYSLSLLNVQLISPKTKNKE; encoded by the coding sequence ATGAAGAAAGAAGAATTACCGTATTTGTATTTGATATTAGCCCACTTTTTTATTGGGTTCTTAGTATATCTATTTCCTTTTATTTCAAAATTATACGGCTTTTTAGGATTTTTTTTAGGATTTTATTTGGTCATTAAAAAACAAAATAAAAATCATGAAGTATTGCTGGCCGCTGCTTATGTAACAGGAGGAGAAGTTTTTTTAAGGATGACAGGTGGTAATGTTTCTTATGAATTTTCTAAGTATGCAGTTATTGTTTTTATGCTTTTAGGGATGTATTATAAAGGATTTGCTAAAGGAGCTACTCCCTATTGGTTGTATCTACTTTTATTAGTGCCGAGTGTTATTATTTCTACTTTCGTTTTAGATTTTGATACGAATATAAGAACAACAATTGCATTCAATATTTCGGGTCCAGTTTGTTTAGGAATGGCTTCTTTGTATACTTTTAGGCGTAAAGTTACTTTAAAACAAGTCAATGATATACTTCTTGCTTTAGGACTACCTATAGTAACCTGTATGTCTTATTTAACGTTTTACACTCCTAATGTAAAAGAGGTGGTTACTAGTACACAATCTAATTTTGCTACCTCGGGAGGGTTTGGGCCCAATCAAGTAGCTACTTTTTTAGGTTTAGGAATGTTTATCTTTTTTTCTAGAATTATTTTAGAATCTAAGACTAAGTTTTTACTCATCATCAATTTGATTGTTGCCTTGAACATAACTTATCGGGGTATTATTACTTTTTCAAGAGGAGGAATGTTGACAGGGGGTCTTATGATTATTTTTCTTTTGGGTTTTATGTATTACAAAACTAATTTTAAAGGGAAAGTGAAATTAAATTACATTTTGAGTATTATGATTACTGCACTTGTATTTACTTGGGGATATTCTTCCTTACAAACAGGTGGGTTAATTGACAAGAGATATGCAAATCAAGATGCACAGGGAAGGGCCAAAGAGAGTAAGTTTACGGGGAGAGCTGATATAGCTTCGACGGAGATTGACATGTTTTTGGAAAATCCAATTTTTGGAGTTGGAGTTGCTAAAGGAGCAGAAATTAGAGAAGATCTCACTGGGAATTTTGCAGTTTCTCATGATGAGATCACCAGAATGTTAGCAGAGCACGGTTCCCTAGGAATTATAGCCATGCTTATTTTATTTTTCACACCACTGATTATGTACTTGGAGAATCAGTTTAATATGTACTTAATTTGTTTTGTTTTATTTTGGTTTTTAACCATTAACCATGCCGCTATGCGTACTGCAGTTCCTGCTTTTGTATATTCACTTTCATTGCTGAATGTTCAGTTAATTTCCCCTAAAACAAAAAATAAGGAGTAG
- a CDS encoding glycosyltransferase has translation MRILQLIDSLEAGGAERMAVSYANALCSQIEFSGLVTTRKEGALASQLDDAAKYLFLNKKSTFDIPALFRLRKFVKKNRITVIHAHSTSFFIAFMLKLIYPSVQLIWHDHYGNSDFLEKRKIAALKIGCYFFDGIVVVNEKLKIWAQKKLHFKNVIYIPNFISINKSIVVKTILKGPSEKRIICLANLREQKNHYLIIDVAIKMKKDYPDWTFHLVGKDFEDSYSSEIKSLISENMLQNTVFIYGTKEDIGNILSQSTIAILSSKSEGLPVVLLEYGLYEKPVVVTAVGEISKLVQNGKNGFVVPSDDVDSFYTALERLVNNRELRYIYGLALHQTIKEEYSEKAVIHQYLEWLKKQEL, from the coding sequence ATGCGGATTCTTCAACTAATTGATTCCTTGGAGGCAGGAGGCGCAGAGAGAATGGCTGTAAGTTATGCTAATGCGCTTTGTAGTCAAATTGAGTTTTCAGGACTTGTTACGACCCGTAAGGAAGGAGCTTTGGCTAGTCAGCTAGACGATGCAGCGAAGTATCTTTTTTTAAACAAAAAAAGTACATTTGATATTCCCGCTTTGTTTCGCTTACGAAAATTTGTAAAGAAAAATAGAATAACAGTAATTCATGCCCATAGTACTTCTTTTTTTATTGCGTTTATGTTGAAATTGATTTATCCATCCGTACAATTGATCTGGCATGATCATTATGGGAATAGCGATTTTTTGGAAAAAAGAAAAATAGCTGCGTTAAAAATTGGATGCTATTTTTTTGATGGAATTGTGGTGGTAAATGAAAAATTGAAAATTTGGGCTCAGAAAAAATTACATTTTAAAAACGTGATTTATATACCCAATTTTATTTCTATAAACAAAAGTATTGTAGTAAAGACCATCCTGAAAGGACCATCTGAGAAACGTATTATCTGTTTAGCTAATTTAAGAGAACAAAAAAATCATTATTTGATTATTGATGTTGCAATAAAAATGAAAAAGGATTATCCTGATTGGACTTTTCATTTAGTAGGTAAAGATTTTGAAGATAGTTATTCAAGTGAAATTAAAAGCTTGATAAGTGAAAATATGCTTCAGAATACTGTTTTTATTTATGGTACAAAGGAAGATATAGGGAATATTTTGTCACAATCAACCATTGCAATTCTTAGCTCAAAATCCGAAGGACTACCAGTTGTTTTGTTGGAATATGGATTGTATGAAAAACCAGTTGTTGTGACTGCAGTTGGTGAAATTTCCAAGCTAGTTCAAAATGGTAAGAATGGTTTTGTTGTGCCTTCTGACGATGTCGACTCTTTTTATACTGCTTTAGAGAGATTGGTTAATAATAGAGAATTAAGATACATTTATGGTCTTGCTCTTCATCAAACAATAAAAGAAGAATACTCGGAGAAAGCAGTAATCCATCAGTATTTAGAGTGGTTGAAAAAACAGGAGTTATGA
- a CDS encoding glycosyltransferase, giving the protein MKFAIITHVPHIHEENQYYAYAPYVREMNIWEKYVDEITIVAPLVKKERTAIECVYKHPIIKLKVIPDFDVLSIVAVLKTVLKLPKLIWIIFQTMRQTDHIHLRCPGNVGLLACFVQILFPNKIKTAKYAGNWDPKSKQPWSYCMQKWILNNSFLTRNMQVLVYGEWQNQSKNIKPFFTATYSELEKTTFVPKESKSKINFVFVGTLVKGKNPLYAIQLVERLHRNGYNVYLDLYGEGVERSILEKYISDQQLDEFIQLRGNQKKEVLKTAYQQSHFVVLPSLSEGWPKAIAEGMFWGCVPLATNVSCIPNMLEDGRRGVILKMNLDYDSLQVKTVLENQNIFDTKSCKALEWSQKYTLEIFENEIKKIIHADSSTN; this is encoded by the coding sequence ATGAAGTTCGCTATTATTACCCACGTTCCACATATACACGAGGAAAATCAATATTATGCTTACGCGCCCTATGTTCGCGAAATGAATATATGGGAAAAATATGTAGATGAAATTACTATAGTGGCTCCTTTGGTTAAAAAAGAAAGAACTGCAATTGAATGTGTCTATAAACATCCTATAATAAAATTAAAAGTAATTCCAGATTTTGATGTATTGTCAATAGTAGCTGTTTTAAAAACAGTTTTGAAATTACCTAAGTTGATTTGGATTATTTTCCAAACCATGCGTCAAACTGATCATATTCACTTACGCTGTCCTGGGAACGTGGGTTTATTAGCTTGTTTTGTCCAGATTTTATTTCCCAATAAAATTAAAACAGCCAAATATGCAGGAAATTGGGATCCTAAATCGAAACAACCTTGGAGTTATTGTATGCAGAAATGGATTTTGAATAACTCTTTTTTAACTCGTAATATGCAGGTGTTGGTATATGGAGAATGGCAGAATCAATCTAAAAACATAAAACCCTTTTTTACAGCAACTTATAGTGAACTCGAAAAAACAACCTTCGTTCCAAAAGAAAGTAAATCTAAAATTAATTTTGTTTTTGTGGGAACACTAGTAAAAGGGAAGAATCCATTGTACGCTATTCAGCTAGTAGAAAGACTTCATCGTAATGGGTATAACGTTTATTTGGATTTGTATGGAGAAGGTGTCGAAAGGAGTATTTTAGAAAAATACATTTCTGATCAACAATTAGATGAATTCATTCAGTTGAGAGGGAACCAAAAGAAAGAGGTACTGAAAACAGCCTATCAACAAAGTCATTTTGTAGTTTTGCCTTCTTTAAGTGAAGGATGGCCAAAGGCGATTGCGGAGGGGATGTTTTGGGGTTGTGTACCATTGGCAACTAATGTATCTTGCATTCCGAATATGTTAGAGGATGGAAGGAGAGGTGTTATCTTAAAAATGAACCTAGATTATGATTCACTTCAAGTAAAAACAGTTCTAGAAAACCAAAATATTTTTGATACTAAAAGTTGTAAAGCTTTGGAATGGTCGCAAAAATATACGCTTGAGATTTTTGAGAATGAAATTAAAAAAATAATTCATGCGGATTCTTCAACTAATTGA
- a CDS encoding glycosyltransferase, translated as MKFSLIVCTYMRPEPLLKLLQSVKEQSLYPDEILIIDGSTNQETEKVLQQQSFQNLVYYSVPPENRGLTRQRNYGIQRLGKGIDNVCFLDDDIVLERDYFEQLMSTYQKYPDALGVGGYINSETKWDSVGIDYKATVKEFYFDGWKRKDGSRFVLRKKLGLDSDCPPGYSSLYSHGRSVGFLPPSGKIYEVEMIMGGVSSFKKEVFETQQFSTYFEGYGLYEDADFSLRLAKKGKLYVNTAAKLNHFHDASGRPNQYQYGKMVVRNGWYVWRVKNPNPKFSDQLKWHSITILLAMIRFSNIFTTHKRKEAFTEALGRTVGWWSLGFNKPLNVKRN; from the coding sequence ATGAAGTTCTCTTTAATTGTATGTACTTATATGCGTCCTGAGCCTTTGCTAAAACTATTGCAATCAGTTAAGGAGCAATCTTTATATCCCGATGAAATTTTAATAATTGACGGTTCTACGAATCAAGAGACAGAGAAAGTTTTACAACAACAATCTTTTCAAAATTTAGTATATTATTCGGTTCCCCCTGAAAATAGAGGTTTAACTAGACAAAGAAATTATGGTATTCAAAGGCTAGGTAAGGGCATAGATAATGTATGCTTTTTGGATGATGATATTGTTTTAGAAAGGGATTATTTTGAACAGTTGATGAGTACCTATCAAAAGTATCCTGATGCTTTAGGGGTCGGTGGGTATATTAATAGTGAAACCAAATGGGATTCTGTTGGCATAGATTATAAAGCAACAGTAAAGGAATTCTATTTTGATGGCTGGAAGCGAAAAGATGGTTCTCGATTTGTTCTTCGAAAAAAGTTAGGATTAGATAGCGATTGTCCTCCGGGTTACTCGTCTTTGTATTCTCATGGTAGGAGTGTTGGTTTTCTTCCTCCAAGCGGAAAAATTTATGAAGTAGAAATGATTATGGGAGGAGTGTCTTCCTTTAAAAAAGAAGTATTTGAAACACAACAATTTTCGACTTATTTTGAAGGTTATGGCCTGTATGAAGATGCTGATTTCTCATTGAGATTGGCGAAAAAAGGGAAGTTATATGTTAATACGGCTGCAAAGCTGAATCATTTTCACGATGCTTCAGGAAGGCCTAATCAATACCAATATGGTAAAATGGTCGTCCGAAATGGCTGGTATGTGTGGCGCGTAAAGAATCCAAATCCGAAGTTCAGTGACCAATTGAAGTGGCATTCGATTACCATACTCTTGGCAATGATTCGATTTAGCAATATATTTACGACTCATAAACGTAAAGAGGCTTTTACAGAAGCCTTAGGTAGAACTGTAGGTTGGTGGAGTTTGGGTTTTAATAAACCTTTGAATGTGAAAAGGAATTAA
- a CDS encoding glycosyltransferase, producing MIFIYHSNTNIVAVTDSQGESLSCPVSSTIAEGLRLLAQDFRTEKLVWCHIDCKKTLNVNALDTLFHHDKMMLSYCPDNSNYFGETIGYVEESIFVNVNKKVSFPTWQMSSAVGMIHASVLNEIKDSIPFDAHFDYYLCSLSKLCMPLGLLCYSEPKLLKKSTSYKGNIASIGTIFKFVKQHYKIQWIFLLMLNQLLYEKKFSVFPFFFSLWFQPRKATAINLENIKVQSSKQEFRLETIDVVIPTIGRKKYLYDVLCDLKRQIHLPVNVIIVEQNPLEDSESELDYLKTETWPFAIKHTFTHQAGACNARNLALAQVESNWVFLADDDIRFENDFLVNAFDKIKEQGAKAISFRCYQKNEVSKWKTIFQWGSFGSGCSIVYTQTLKNCKFDMGYEFGYGEDNDFGMQIRNLGEDVLYLPEPSILHLKAPMGGFRTKPVLDWYKDAIQPKPSPTVMLYQINHNSKKQVLGYKTILFLKFYFRQKVKNPILYWRNFGAQWNQSVFWANQLNQKK from the coding sequence TTGATTTTTATTTATCATTCTAATACTAATATTGTAGCTGTGACCGACAGTCAAGGCGAATCGTTGTCTTGTCCTGTGTCTTCTACAATTGCAGAAGGGTTGAGGTTGTTAGCTCAAGATTTTAGAACTGAAAAATTAGTTTGGTGTCATATCGATTGTAAAAAAACGTTGAATGTAAATGCACTCGATACTCTTTTTCATCATGATAAAATGATGTTGTCCTATTGTCCGGATAACTCTAATTATTTTGGAGAGACTATCGGATATGTGGAGGAGTCCATATTTGTAAACGTGAATAAGAAAGTGAGTTTTCCAACTTGGCAAATGAGTAGTGCGGTGGGAATGATTCACGCCTCAGTTTTGAATGAAATTAAAGATTCTATTCCGTTCGATGCCCATTTTGATTATTATTTGTGCTCGTTATCCAAATTATGCATGCCTTTGGGTTTGTTGTGTTATTCGGAGCCAAAACTTTTAAAAAAGTCCACTTCTTATAAAGGGAATATAGCTTCAATTGGGACTATTTTTAAGTTTGTAAAACAACATTATAAAATACAATGGATATTTTTGTTAATGTTAAATCAATTGCTATACGAGAAGAAGTTTTCAGTTTTTCCATTTTTCTTTTCTCTTTGGTTTCAACCTAGAAAAGCTACTGCTATTAATTTAGAAAACATCAAGGTTCAATCATCAAAACAAGAGTTCCGACTAGAAACCATAGATGTAGTTATTCCAACTATTGGAAGAAAAAAATATTTGTATGATGTTTTGTGTGATTTAAAAAGACAAATACATCTACCCGTAAATGTCATTATTGTTGAACAGAACCCATTGGAAGATTCGGAATCCGAATTGGATTATTTGAAAACAGAGACTTGGCCATTTGCCATAAAACATACTTTTACCCATCAAGCAGGAGCTTGTAATGCAAGAAATTTAGCTTTAGCACAAGTAGAGAGTAATTGGGTTTTCTTGGCCGATGATGACATTCGATTTGAAAATGATTTTCTAGTAAATGCATTTGATAAAATAAAAGAACAAGGTGCTAAAGCGATTTCTTTCAGATGCTACCAAAAAAACGAAGTTTCCAAATGGAAGACTATTTTTCAATGGGGAAGTTTTGGTTCTGGCTGCAGTATAGTTTATACTCAAACTTTGAAAAATTGTAAGTTTGACATGGGGTATGAATTTGGATATGGAGAAGATAATGACTTTGGCATGCAAATACGCAATCTAGGAGAAGATGTTTTGTATTTGCCGGAACCTTCTATTTTACATTTAAAAGCTCCAATGGGTGGCTTTAGAACCAAACCTGTTTTGGATTGGTATAAGGATGCAATACAACCAAAACCTTCACCTACTGTAATGTTATATCAAATAAACCACAATTCAAAAAAACAAGTTTTAGGATACAAAACAATTTTGTTTTTGAAGTTTTATTTTAGACAAAAGGTTAAAAATCCGATTTTATACTGGAGGAATTTTGGTGCGCAATGGAATCAAAGTGTATTCTGGGCCAACCAATTAAATCAAAAAAAATGA
- a CDS encoding glycosyltransferase family 4 protein, producing the protein MKIAFLTPEYPHPKTGASGGIGTSIKNLAKGLLQEGCEVRVLVYGQKQEGIFDDEGICVQQIKNVKVKGLSWFFTRKKIEKIINQLVLSNDIDLVEVPDWTGISSFIKANCPIVMRLNGSDTYFCHLDGRAVKWKNKFHEKKALINADALLSVSQFTADMTNAVFGLNKKFTIIPNSIDLKSFERDPTIEEAIDTVLYFGSLIRKKGLLELPHIFNELVKINPKAQLILVGKDVSDIITGSSSTWKMMQAQFSEAASKQVKYAGSVPYTEIQNYINQASVCVFPSFAEALPVSWIEAMAMQNAIVASNVGWASEVIDDEVNGFLVDPKNHVEYAAKINTLLSNKQLRENFGESARDKVIQKFSISVVAKQSLAFYQSLKS; encoded by the coding sequence ATGAAAATAGCATTCTTAACACCTGAATATCCTCATCCCAAAACGGGAGCATCAGGCGGTATTGGTACTAGTATAAAAAATTTAGCTAAAGGACTTTTACAAGAAGGTTGTGAGGTACGAGTTTTGGTATACGGACAAAAGCAAGAAGGCATTTTTGATGATGAAGGAATCTGTGTTCAGCAAATAAAAAATGTAAAAGTAAAAGGATTATCTTGGTTTTTCACTAGAAAGAAAATAGAGAAAATCATCAATCAATTGGTTCTGTCTAATGATATTGATTTGGTTGAGGTTCCCGATTGGACGGGAATCAGCTCATTTATTAAAGCCAATTGTCCAATTGTAATGCGCCTAAATGGTTCAGATACTTATTTTTGTCATTTAGACGGGCGAGCCGTAAAATGGAAAAATAAATTTCATGAAAAAAAAGCACTTATAAATGCTGATGCATTACTATCGGTAAGTCAGTTTACTGCAGATATGACTAATGCAGTTTTTGGACTGAATAAAAAATTCACCATAATACCGAATTCTATAGATCTTAAATCTTTTGAAAGAGATCCGACTATAGAAGAAGCTATAGATACAGTATTGTATTTTGGGAGTTTGATACGGAAAAAAGGCTTATTAGAATTACCTCATATTTTTAATGAATTGGTAAAAATAAACCCGAAAGCGCAATTAATTTTAGTAGGGAAAGACGTGTCCGATATCATTACGGGTTCGAGTTCTACTTGGAAAATGATGCAAGCCCAGTTTTCTGAGGCAGCATCAAAACAAGTCAAATATGCAGGAAGTGTTCCTTATACTGAAATTCAAAATTATATCAATCAGGCTTCGGTCTGTGTTTTTCCGTCTTTTGCAGAGGCATTGCCTGTTTCTTGGATTGAAGCTATGGCGATGCAAAACGCTATTGTGGCTTCCAATGTGGGCTGGGCAAGTGAAGTTATTGATGATGAAGTGAATGGTTTTTTGGTTGATCCAAAAAATCATGTGGAATATGCTGCAAAAATTAATACATTGCTATCGAATAAGCAACTACGTGAAAACTTTGGAGAATCGGCTAGAGATAAGGTGATCCAGAAATTCAGTATTTCAGTAGTAGCAAAACAAAGTCTGGCATTTTATCAATCCTTAAAATCCTAA